Proteins from one Kazachstania africana CBS 2517 chromosome 1, complete genome genomic window:
- the PUS4 gene encoding pseudouridine synthase PUS4 (similar to Saccharomyces cerevisiae PUS4 (YNL292W); ancestral locus Anc_3.67), which yields MNGIFAIEKPSGITSNQFMMKLQHLLNNSRVFSKEIARATAERMKEYERQTGKVPSKRKLRKVSKVKMGHGGTLDPLASGVLVIGIGSGTKKLANYLSGTVKVYETEALFGVSTTSGDVEGEILSQNSTKHLNLDDLKTLKKKFEGDLKQTPPIFAALKMNGKPLHQYAREGKPLPRAIEPRQVKVYELDIFEDSLSKSHAYPLLKPVTDEAKDTVKNLNANMLKDTLYFSKEYCDEQGWESEVAQVEDPIMLSEEERSQIEEAGDEYRAPLLHFKAKVSSGTYIRSLISDIGKAMRSSCYMVKLIRLQQQDWSLERQNVFKFEDFSEKDEKVWSKVLAAVFEKGAEINVVEELTRAQKEFEQEAASLKCAYEAQQSTEDVTCDDNKSNTEVVVPDGERLKRKIEEI from the coding sequence ATGAATGGAATCTTTGCTATAGAAAAACCAAGTGGTATAACTTCTAATCAAtttatgatgaaattaCAACATCTTCTGAATAATAGCAGAGTGTTTTCAAAGGAGATTGCAAGAGCCACAGCAGAGAGAATGAAAGAATATGAAAGGCAGACAGGTAAAGTTCCAAGCAAAAGGAAGTTGCGTAAGGtttcaaaagttaaaaTGGGCCATGGTGGTACTTTAGATCCATTGGCATCTGGTGTCCTAGTCATTGGTATTGGCAGTGGTACAAAAAAACTAGCCAATTACTTATCAGGCACCGTCAAGGTTTATGAAACTGAAGCATTGTTTGGTGTTTCTACCACTTCTGGTGATGTGGAAGGTGAGATTTTATCACAGAATTCCACAAAACATCTAAACCTCGATGATCTGaagacattgaaaaagaaattcgAAGGTGATTTAAAGCAAACTCCACCAATATTTGCAgctttaaaaatgaatggGAAACCTCTACATCAATATGCCAGGGAAGGTAAACCATTACCTAGGGCTATCGAGCCTAGACAGGTCAAAGTATATGAGCTTGATATATTCGAGGATTCCTTAAGTAAAAGCCATGCATACCCGCTATTGAAACCGGTAACAGATGAGGCCAAGGATACTGTCAAGAATTTGAACGCGAACATGTTGAAGGATACTTTGTATTTTTCCAAAGAGTACTGTGATGAACAAGGATGGGAAAGTGAGGTAGCTCAAGTTGAAGATCCTATAATGCtttctgaagaagaaaggaGCCAGATTGAGGAGGCAGGTGATGAGTATAGAGCACCATTATTGCATTTCAAGGCTAAAGTTTCTTCAGGTACCTATATTCGTTCTCTAATTAGTGATATTGGTAAAGCAATGAGAAGTTCATGTTATATGGTCAAATTAATTCGTTTACAACAGCAAGATTGGTCGTTAGAGAGGCAAAATgtctttaaatttgaagatttcagtgaaaaagatgaaaaggTCTGGAGCAAAGTTCTTGCGgcagtttttgaaaagggTGCTGAGATTAACGTGGTTGAAGAATTGACTAGAGCacaaaaagaatttgaacaGGAGGCTGCATCGTTGAAATGCGCATATGAGGCACAGCAAAGTACAGAAGATGTTACATGTGAcgataataaatcaaataccGAGGTTGTTGTGCCAGATGGCGAACGtttaaagagaaaaatcGAAGAAATATAG
- the MSB3 gene encoding Rab GTPase-activating protein MSB3 (similar to Saccharomyces cerevisiae MSB3 (YNL293W) and MSB4 (YOL112W); ancestral locus Anc_3.64) has protein sequence MTKARTDSHFHDAEVLEDLYDSKPRKLGFPVKSPSVPNFHGVLKSNNYNSSVPLFNASAVDRLQADPGYSQGGSSANSLNGDDDANLSVIDMYGGDFDSPRKEQTMKKMDTLASGKGTDHNTDRISSNTVASTIETPIRKNVGSFDRYGFRKQTTYISEGEYDIWWTEYSQYCVRRKGKWELLLEKSGLSYAGDSPTRFPARSEKLKRYVRKGIPAEWRGNAWWYFAKGDEILNKNKGLYDKLLSRIDQIKVQKNREKLYPDLEIIERDLHRTFPDNIHFQRESFQDGESTMIKSLRRVLVAFSLFNPKIGYCQSMNFLSGLLLLFLDEEKAFWMLVIITSRYLPGVHNVNLEGVNVDQGVLMLCVKEYLPEIWSYIKPFYKTQNSNRVTMVSFSSNSSMHSKGTTKNEFLYKLPPVTLCTASWFMSCFVGVTPIETTLRIWDCMFYEESNFLFKASLGILKMSEQTLNKGKLHSTSLNHHNQLRSRKVSQDESDMELFQALQTFPKKLLNPNDLFEKIIFKRRITFNNLDQEEIDRCRKFVKNQRNKYKNYIEAVDSSQYSNGRASKYDDTGHNNGNNTNTFNTSTPISDTMIQDVLSSEGYGFKKGISGVNWNNSIKERVRQIRKRKDKE, from the coding sequence ATGACGAAAGCTCGAACGGATAGTCATTTTCATGATGCAGAAGTGTTAGAAGATCTTTATGACTCAAAACCAAGAAAATTGGGATTTCCTGTCAAGTCACCTTCTGTTCCCAATTTCCATGGTGTGCTGAAATCTAATAATTATAATAGCAGTGTGCCTTTGTTCAATGCATCAGCTGTGGACAGACTGCAGGCAGATCCAGGATACTCTCAAGGTGGTAGTAGTGCCAATTCGCTGAATGGGGATGACGATGCCAATTTAAGTGTAATTGATATGTATGGAGGCGATTTTGACTCACCCAGGAAGGAGCAAacgatgaaaaaaatggacACATTGGCAAGTGGTAAAGGGACGGATCACAATACAGATCGAATTTCTAGTAATACTGTAGCATCGACCATCGAGACCCCCATCAGGAAAAATGTAGGAAGTTTTGATAGATATGGCTTCAGGAAACAGACTACGTACATTTCAGAAGGAGAATATGATATCTGGTGGACTGAGTATTCTCAATATTGTGTAAGAAGAAAGGGAAAATGGGAGCTACTGTTGGAGAAAAGTGGACTATCGTATGCAGGTGACTCTCCTACAAGATTCCCAGCAAGGAGTGAAAAGTTGAAAAGGTACGTACGAAAAGGTATACCTGCCGAATGGAGAGGCAATGCATGGTGGTATTTTGCTAAAGGTGATGAGattttaaataaaaataaaggaTTGTATGACAAATTACTTAGCAGAATAGATCAAATCAAGGTACAAAAGAATAGAGAAAAGCTATATCCAGATTTGGAGATTATTGAGAGAGACTTGCACAGGACTTTCCCTGATAACATACATTTTCAGAGAGAATCCTTCCAAGACGGTGAATCGACAATGATTAAGTCTCTTCGTCGAGTATTGGTTGCATTTTCACTGTTCAATCCGAAAATTGGTTACTGtcaatcaatgaattttctttcaggTCTCTTACTCTTATTTTTGGACGAAGAAAAAGCCTTTTGGATGCTGGTAATCATCACTTCAAGATATTTACCGGGCGTTCATAACGTCAATTTAGAAGGCGTAAATGTCGATCAAGGTGTACTCATGTTATGCGTCAAAGAATATTTGCCTGAAATATGGTCATATATCAAACCTTTTTACAAGACTCAAAATAGTAATCGAGTCACCATGGtatctttctcttctaaTTCCAGCATGCATTCTAAAGGAACTactaaaaatgaatttctTTACAAGTTACCTCCAGTTACTCTTTGTACAGCTAGTTGGTTTATGAGCTGTTTTGTCGGTGTTACGCCAATTGAAACAACACTAAGAATATGGGATTGTATGTTTTATGAAGAATCTAATTTCTTATTCAAAGCTTCGCTTGGCATATTAAAAATGAGTGAACAGACTTTGAATAAGGGGAAATTACATTCTACTTCGTTGAACCATCATAATCAGTTGAGGAGCCGCAAAGTAAGTCAAGATGAGAGTGATATGGAATTATTTCAAGCATTGCAAACATTTCCCAAAAAATTACTAAATCCAAATGATTTATTCGAAAAAATCATATTCAAGAGAAGAATAACGTTTAACAATTTggatcaagaagaaatagatCGATGTAGAAAGTTCGTTaagaatcaaagaaataaatataaaaactACATCGAAGCAGTGGATTCGTCGCAGTATTCCAATGGTAGAGCCTCAAAATACGACGATACTGGACACAACAATGGCAATAATACCAATACATTCAATACTAGTACACCCATTAGTGACACTATGATACAGGATGTCTTATCATCTGAAGGTTATGGTTTTAAAAAAGGCATATCCGGTGTCAATTGGAATAACAGTATAAAAGAGAGAGTAAGGCAGAttagaaagagaaaagacAAGGAGTAA
- the RIM21 gene encoding Rim21p (similar to Saccharomyces cerevisiae RIM21 (YNL294C); ancestral locus Anc_3.63), translating to MEQNGWKIQDQYSSGEYLSCQSNNIGSGILIGRSIPGSITYADHVHFQSNCYAYHPLYMTGSIRGFTSGYIDLVANDWDKFIHDNKAYGGGYQYGIYPLIMLLTANFVIIISLTVLVFINTRDKPHVHVSRLMKCGSLATSINISYSLTRILSIVRDQYVRYGICNPNDIISFFSKDAAFVTLAFLSTVLFQLCQVFIVARTFERNQEKRVIFFVGTFLALLANIFWLIPHYYSVTHTNSTLELLPPFAYLFRICIASSYACFIIGQVLNKHKLSFSSFQLSFLTILALLVVLLLPGFFIADVANAWISELDEVFAATCYISSSFVVWEWLDRLTILERKEQAQSILGRPIYEDEQQGYTFAKYALRVQNALVRAETATDIESGSNSTDNDSEYLMANYNSNDSSIDIDLIKLKSKDSMWRGNAIENQHDEGRHYPDLVHSSDDLTSIDKVEFNTQKTYKDMANERINNFVTRVLDFTDRIIVNKIASQSLSFSSRSSKNSKKKKKNIMKKRLGLDKSNDVFVYSTKEVVFESDDEEEEGNLE from the coding sequence ATGGAACAGAACGGGTGGAAAATACAAGACCAGTACTCTTCTGGGGAATATCTCAGTTGTCAGAGTAACAATATAGGCAGTGGTATACTGATTGGTAGAAGCATACCAGGTTCCATTACTTATGCAGATCATGTCCATTTTCAGAGTAATTGTTACGCCTATCATCCTTTATATATGACCGGAAGTATAAGAGGATTTACTTCGGGATATATCGATCTAGTTGCTAATGACTGGGATAAGTTCATTCATGATAACAAGGCGTATGGCGGTGGATACCAATACGGTATATATCCATTAATAATGCTGCTGACGGCTAATTTCGTGATTATAATCTCACTCACTGTACTGGTTTTCATAAATACGAGGGATAAGCCTCATGTACATGTTTCCAGGTTAATGAAATGTGGTTCATTGGCAACGTCAATTAATATATCATACAGTTTAACCAGAATTTTGTCTATTGTAAGAGATCAATATGTTCGATATGGTATATGCAATCCGAACGacatcatttctttcttttctaaagATGCAGCATTCGTTACACTAGCTTTTCTGTCGACAGTACTCTTCCAACTATGCCAAGTTTTTATTGTAGCGAGAACGTTTGAAAGAAACCAAGAGAAAAGAGTAATATTTTTCGTAGGTACATTTTTGGCTCTATTAGCCAATATATTTTGGCTTATACCACATTATTATTCTGTGACCCACACAAATAGCACACTAGAATTATTACCACCTTTTGCTTACCTCTTTAGAATATGCATAGCTTCGTCTTATGCATGCTTTATAATAGGACAAGTGTTGAATAAACATAAATTGAGCTTTAGTTCATTCCAGCTCTCATTTTTAACAATACTAGCATTATTAGTTGTTCTTCTGTTGCCGGGGTTTTTTATTGCTGATGTAGCAAATGCCTGGATTTCAGAATTAGATGAGGTTTTTGCCGCAACTTGTTACATCTCTTCTAGTTTTGTTGTTTGGGAATGGCTGGATAGATTGACCATActggaaagaaaagaacaagCACAAAGTATTTTAGGGAGACCAATTTATGAAGACGAACAACAAGGTTATACTTTTGCTAAATATGCTTTGAGAGTTCAAAATGCTTTAGTGAGGGCAGAAACTGCTACTGATATTGAAAGTGGTTCAAACAGTACGGACAACGACAGTGAATATCTAATGGCGAATTacaattcaaatgattcatCCATTGACATTGATCTCATAAAACTGAAATCAAAAGACTCCATGTGGCGAGGCAATGCTATCGAGAACCAGCACGACGAAGGAAGACATTATCCAGATCTGGTACACTCAAGTGATGATCTAACTAGTATAGATAAAGTTGAATTCAATACCCAGAAAACATACAAAGATATGGCCAATGAAagaatcaataattttgtgACAAGAGTTTTGGATTTTACAGATCGTAttattgtaaataaaattgcAAGTCAATCTCTCAGCTTCAGTTCCAGGAGCAGcaagaattcaaagaagaaaaagaaaaatataatgaaaaaaagactTGGTTTagataaatcaaatgacGTTTTTGTTTATTCTACCAAAGAAGTTGTATTTGAATCAGACGATGAGGAAGAGGAGGGGAATTTGGAGTAA
- the MRX6 gene encoding Mrx6p (similar to Saccharomyces cerevisiae YNL295W; ancestral locus Anc_3.62), whose protein sequence is MIRTVEHLGVNLNQCHGGVPIVRFASRRFVSSGKDKGFNSSTNETHTSKSRSGQGHSGESTATLLKKRSQGRKRSLIVPKVQNTDYISREELELEELFCGYRPLFLGNSPFIKPRYNPNNRSPSLPTLLVKLRLMDVLNMGSNSSSEKFDFNKIFQSQTEDDFMSDADKDRSPIFPWEVSVSGLNFQDEGFKNLPPKIVTSLNPFKPIARPKLESLPPANLYKSTKIRYHSPNINDRTDMVDLFDIHTLRNKRLETRGKYPIQSTSLQDKYYLEAKQKYEEEIRFLARRNTFIIEDQLKLKNDINNLSAFISERFHELTKLTINDDFKERPLPLFIYFQSTIVSRRAYKRFLRKTIETHIDPILFTVKSAFESHSKAKKFQTQVELNIRRMIDNLTRQTPHISFTDGQKAVDSVIVSSPVPSFKRIFWIKPNKRSRVFWGENIDRNYPVQFEGKYVTTRNGIKYMKYPINLNWRTLGEVFDEWNHRN, encoded by the coding sequence ATGATACGAACGGTGGAGCATCTGGGCgtgaatttgaatcaatGCCATGGAGGTGTTCCGATTGTAAGATTTGCTAGCAGACGTTTTGTCTCTTCTGGGAAAGATAAGGGTTTTAATAGTTCAACAAACGAAACTCACACTTCTAAGTCTCGCAGTGGGCAGGGCCATAGTGGTGAATCAACAGCAACCCTGCTAAAGAAAAGGTCTCAAGGTCGCAAGAGGTCTCTAATTGTACCGAAAGTGCAAAACACAGACTATATCTCAAGGGAAGAGTTAGAACTCGAGGAACTATTCTGTGGATATAGGCCTCTTTTTTTAGGTAATTCTCCCTTCATCAAGCCACGGTATAACCCAAATAATAGATCTCCTTCACTTCCTACTTTGCTCGTCAAGCTAAGGCTGATGGATGTGCTAAATATGGGAAGTAATAGTTCATCAGAGAAATTCgatttcaacaaaatatttcaaagtcaGACTGAGGATGATTTCATGAGCGATGCAGATAAGGACAGAAGCCCCATATTCCCATGGGAAGTTTCTGTAAGTGGGCTCAACTTTCAAGATGAaggtttcaaaaatctCCCTCCGAAAATTGTTACCAGCTTAAACCCTTTCAAGCCAATTGCTCGCCCTAAATTGGAAAGCCTCCCGCCAGCTAATCTATACAAATCTACTAAGATAAGATATCATAGTCCTAATATCAATGATAGGACGGATATGGTGGATCTGTTCGATATTCATACCCTGAGAAACAAAAGGCTTGAAACTCGTGGAAAGTATCCCATTCAATCTACTTCGCTTCAagataaatattatttggaagctaaacaaaaatatgaGGAAGAGATTAGGTTCTTAGCTCGCCGAAATACTTTTATCATTGAAgatcaattgaaattaaaaaatgatattaataACTTAAGTGCTTTCATCTCTGAACGATTCCATGAACTTACAAAACTTACCATcaatgatgatttcaaagaacGTCCATTACCTctgtttatatattttcagTCAACAATTGTCTCACGAAGAGCTTATAAACGATTTTTGAGGAAGACAATAGAAACTCACATTGATCCCATTTTATTCACTGTAAAATCTGCATTTGAATCACACAGTAAGgctaaaaaatttcaaacaCAAGTTGAACTGAACATTCGCCGTATGATTGACAATCTAACAAGACAGACCCCACATATATCTTTCACTGACGGCCAAAAGGCCGTCGATTCAGTTATCGTTTCAAGTCCAGTACCCTCGTTTAAAAGGATATTTTGGATAAAGCCAAACAAAAGAAGTAGAGTCTTTTGGGgggaaaatattgatagaaACTACCCTGTTCAATTTGAAGGCAAGTATGTTACAACAAGAAACGGTATTAAATATATGAAGTATCCGATCAATTTGAATTGGCGAACACTTGGTGAAGTTTTCGATGAATGGAATCACCGAAACTAA